In Metarhizium brunneum chromosome 3, complete sequence, a genomic segment contains:
- the GCS1_1 gene encoding Ceramide glucosyltransferase, translating into MGSFVEIVAVICLIWAVAVVVVQGIGIAAIFRHFSRAASPPVSSKLAQDAPSITIIRPVKGLEPRLYECIASTFQQDYPADKLSVRLCVEDETDPAYPVLQKLVHDFPSFDAQVLVESRDPILHGTKGRVDNLGPNPKVRNISRAYRQAKEGDIIWIIDCNVWVASGVLGRMVDKLMGYGPAGTATTPYKFVHQMPLVVDVVDYSRPGTEDNQVLLSSPSEAGASSSTAKESQDLLTRICRHGGGRLDEMFMATTHVKFYGAINSVGIAPCIVGKSNMFRKAHLNRVTMESSNRMLRDGDERPKGVDYFSYNICEDHLIGDILWRSAIPGYSNHGIVWGDLVIQPMAGMSIVSYAARRVRWLRARKFTVLAATLVEPGIECFLCCAYFAFALTTLPWFHETLHIPQTMSAMALIWLSAVTAWMVVDWQTFKLLHSGWSVQCGRDSPQFVRGTSQAGGMPRRGFLEWLLAWIGRESLALPVWTWAVLCGTTVTWRGKSFRVNMDTSVVEVAGGVTRKSSRTPELERSRQSSKDRLD; encoded by the exons ATGGGATCCTTCGTCGAGATTGTTGCCGTAATCTGTCTCATCTGGGCCGTCGCGGTCGTGGTTGTCCAGGGAATTGGTATTGCCGCAAT TTTTCGACACTTTTCAAGAGCTGCATCGCCACCCGTCTCCTCAAAACTCGCCCAAGATGCTCCTTCGATTACAATAATCCGCCCCGTCAAAGGCCTCGAACCTCGACTCTACGAATGCATCGCATCTACATTTCAACAAGATTATCCCGCTGATAAATTGTCCGTCCGCCTATGTGTTGAGGACGAGACCGACCCCGCCTATCCAGTACTGCAGAAGCTGGTCCACGACTTTCCATCCTTCGATGCCCAGGTTCTTGTGGAATCTCGTGATCCAATCCTGCATGGCACCAAGGGCCGTGTTGACAACTTGGGGCCAAATCCCAAGGTGCGCAATATCAGTAGGGCATACCGACAAGCCAAGGAGGGAGACATTATATGGATAATCGACTGTAATGTCTGGGTGGCAAGCGGTGTGCTCGGGCGCATGGTGGACAAGCTAATGGGATACGGACCGGCCGGAACCGCGACCACACCATACAAATTTGTTCATCAGATGCCACTGGTTGTTGACGTGGTGGATTACAGCCGTCCGGGGACCGAAGACAACCAAGTTCTCTTGTCATCGCCCTCGGAAGCTGGGGCTTCCTCCAGCACCGCCAAAGAATCCCAAGACCTCCTTACCCGCATTTGTCGCCACGGAGGTGGTCGCCTTGACGAGATGTTCATGGCAACTACACATGTCAAGTTCTATGGCGCGATCAACTCTGTTGGTATTGCACCCTGTATTGTAGGGAAAAGCAACATGTTTCGAAAAGCGCATCTCAATCGGGTGACGATGGAATCGAGCAATCGCATGCTACGCGATGGAGACGAAAGGCCCAAGGGGGTAGACTATTTTTCCTACAACATCTGCGAAGATCATCTCATTGGCGATATACTGTGGAGGTCAGCCATTCCAGGCTACTCAAATCATGGAATTGTCTGGGGTGATTTGGTCATACAACCCATGGCAGGCATGTCGATTGTCTCGTATGCCGCCCGGCGTGTTCGATGGCTACGGGCAAGAAAGTTCACAGTACTGGCAGCCACCCTGGTCGAACCGGGCATCGAATGCTTCCTCTGCTGCGCCtactttgcctttgccctcaCGACTCTTCCCTGGTTCCACGAGACGCTGCACATTCCCCAGACCATGTCAGCCATGGCCCTGATCTGGCTCTCAGCAGTGACGGCATGGATGGTGGTCGACTGGCAGACATTCAAGCTCCTACACTCGGGCTGGAGCGTGCAGTGCGGCCGTGATAGTCCCCAATTTGTGCGCGGCACATCACAGGCCGGCGGAATGCCCAGACGAGGATTCTTGGAATGGCTTTTGGCATGGATTGGAAGAGAAAGCCTGGCGTTGCCGGTTTGGACGTGGGCTGTTTTGTGCGGAACGACGGTAACATGGCGAGGCAAGTCTTTCCGAGTCAACATGGACACGTCGGTGGTTGAGGTGGCAGGGGGCGTGACGAGAAAGAGCTCACGCACGCCAGAGTTGGAGAGGTCGAGACAATCGAGCAAAGATCGGTTGGACTAG